One genomic region from Vibrio cyclitrophicus encodes:
- the purU gene encoding formyltetrahydrofolate deformylase, with product MERKTLLTHCTDAPGLISKITNICYKHQLNIIHNNEFVDNTSGHFFMRTELEGYFNDETLLADLDQALPENTKRKLVDSSRKRVVILVTKEAHCLGDILMKNFDGSLDVDIAAVVGNYDTLQSLTERFDIPYHHVSHEGLNRQEHEKKMLEVIDQYEADYLVLAKYMRVLTPGFVEKYNHKIINIHHSFLPAFIGAKPYQQAYERGVKIIGATAHFVTNDLDEGPIIKQDVIPVDHNFSAKDMAQAGRDVEKNVLSKALNKVVNDHVFVYGNKTVIL from the coding sequence ATGGAAAGAAAAACGTTACTCACACACTGTACTGACGCCCCTGGCCTCATCTCAAAGATCACCAACATTTGTTACAAGCACCAACTCAATATTATCCACAACAATGAATTTGTAGATAATACAAGTGGTCACTTTTTCATGCGTACCGAGTTAGAAGGGTATTTCAATGATGAAACTCTGCTTGCTGATTTAGACCAAGCTCTACCAGAAAACACAAAACGTAAACTTGTAGATTCGTCTCGCAAACGTGTTGTTATCTTGGTGACAAAAGAAGCACACTGCCTTGGCGATATTCTGATGAAAAATTTCGATGGTAGCTTAGATGTTGATATCGCGGCCGTTGTCGGTAACTACGATACGCTACAAAGCCTAACTGAACGTTTTGACATCCCATATCACCATGTTTCTCATGAAGGGCTAAATCGCCAAGAGCATGAGAAGAAGATGCTTGAAGTTATTGATCAATATGAGGCGGATTACCTTGTACTTGCGAAGTACATGCGTGTGTTGACTCCGGGATTTGTTGAAAAATACAACCATAAGATAATCAACATTCACCACAGCTTCTTGCCAGCTTTCATTGGTGCTAAGCCATACCAACAAGCCTACGAGCGTGGTGTTAAGATCATTGGTGCTACGGCGCACTTTGTAACGAACGATCTCGATGAAGGTCCAATCATTAAGCAAGATGTTATCCCTGTGGATCACAACTTCAGCGCGAAAGACATGGCACAAGCTGGTCGTGACGTAGAAAAGAATGTATTGAGCAAAGCCTTGAACAAAGTGGTCAACGATCATGTATTTGTTTATGGTAACAAAACAGTGATTCTGTAA
- a CDS encoding ATP-dependent DNA helicase has protein sequence MISKTFSADGALGKAIPGFQPRQAQLDMAEAVSQAIQQQSQLVVEAGTGTGKTFAYLVPALLSGKKTIISTGSKNLQEQLFHRDLPLMVDALGFYGQVALLKGRSNYLCLDRLSRQMIESHGTHTDPTLLAQLVKVRSWSSSTQTGDLGDCDDIAEDSPVIPTITSTNDNCLGKECPSYTDCFVLKARKKAMDSDVVVVNHHLFLADLAIKETGFGELIPEADVFIFDEAHQLPDIASQYFGQSVSSRQIQELAKDIEIAYRTEAKDMRQLQKVGDRLVQSSADLRIVLGDTGFRGNWREALKSESIARELVRLQDALQLAVDVLKLALGRSQLLDTAFERATMIKSRIERVCDVSITGYSYWYDTTPRHFALHITPLSVADKFHEQIELKPGAWVFTSATLAVSDDFDHFTSRLGLKPSAQFSLPSPFDYPNQARLCVPRYLPEPNSPGLADKLVRMLTPVIEQNQGRCFFLCTSHSMMKELGERFRETLSVPVLLQGETSKQKTLAEFMELGNALLVATGAFWEGIDVRGDALSCVIIDKLPFTAPDDPLLKARIEDCKLKGGDPFAQVQLPDAVITLKQGVGRLIRDKRDNGALIICDNRLVTRDYGGIFLASLPPIPRTRDLGIIKEFLAKDHSTAAE, from the coding sequence ATGATATCTAAAACGTTTTCTGCTGATGGTGCTCTGGGTAAAGCGATTCCAGGGTTTCAACCACGACAAGCTCAGTTAGACATGGCTGAAGCGGTCTCACAAGCAATTCAACAACAAAGCCAATTAGTTGTTGAGGCAGGGACGGGTACCGGTAAGACGTTTGCTTATCTAGTACCGGCACTGCTTAGTGGTAAGAAAACCATTATTAGTACGGGGTCAAAAAACCTTCAAGAACAGCTATTTCATCGTGACTTACCATTGATGGTCGATGCGCTTGGTTTTTATGGTCAGGTTGCTTTGCTGAAAGGTCGTTCAAACTATTTATGTTTGGATAGGTTGAGCCGCCAAATGATAGAGAGTCATGGCACTCATACTGATCCAACACTACTAGCGCAATTGGTAAAAGTTCGTAGTTGGTCGTCATCCACTCAGACGGGTGATTTGGGTGATTGTGATGATATCGCTGAAGACAGCCCTGTTATCCCGACTATTACCTCAACTAATGATAACTGCTTAGGTAAAGAGTGCCCAAGCTACACTGATTGCTTCGTGCTTAAGGCGCGTAAAAAAGCGATGGACTCTGATGTTGTTGTAGTGAACCACCACTTGTTCTTAGCGGATTTAGCGATTAAAGAAACCGGATTTGGTGAACTGATACCTGAAGCCGATGTGTTTATTTTCGATGAAGCGCACCAACTTCCTGATATCGCCAGTCAGTATTTCGGGCAATCGGTTTCTAGTCGACAGATCCAGGAGCTAGCCAAAGACATTGAAATCGCTTACCGAACTGAAGCCAAAGACATGCGTCAGCTGCAGAAAGTAGGGGATAGACTCGTTCAATCGTCAGCTGATCTGCGTATCGTACTCGGTGATACCGGCTTTCGTGGTAACTGGCGTGAAGCATTGAAGTCAGAGTCGATTGCAAGAGAGCTAGTACGTTTACAAGATGCGTTGCAGCTTGCGGTCGATGTATTGAAATTGGCACTGGGGCGAAGTCAGTTATTAGATACGGCTTTTGAGCGTGCAACGATGATTAAGTCGCGTATCGAACGTGTATGTGATGTGTCGATTACCGGTTATTCCTATTGGTATGACACCACGCCACGCCACTTTGCTTTACACATCACACCATTGTCGGTCGCGGATAAATTCCACGAACAAATCGAGCTTAAACCGGGAGCATGGGTGTTTACCTCAGCAACTTTGGCTGTGTCGGACGATTTCGACCATTTCACCTCTCGACTCGGGTTAAAACCGTCAGCACAGTTTTCACTGCCAAGCCCGTTTGACTATCCAAATCAGGCGCGTTTGTGTGTGCCTCGCTATCTTCCCGAACCAAATAGTCCCGGCTTAGCGGATAAGCTAGTAAGAATGTTGACCCCTGTGATTGAGCAAAACCAAGGTCGCTGTTTCTTCTTGTGTACCTCTCACAGCATGATGAAAGAGCTAGGCGAAAGATTCCGTGAAACGCTCTCGGTTCCAGTCCTGCTACAAGGTGAGACAAGTAAACAAAAAACCTTAGCCGAATTCATGGAATTAGGTAACGCATTGCTGGTAGCCACTGGCGCTTTCTGGGAAGGGATAGATGTTAGGGGCGACGCATTAAGCTGTGTTATCATCGATAAATTGCCCTTTACAGCCCCTGATGATCCTTTATTAAAGGCTCGAATCGAAGACTGTAAGTTAAAAGGGGGGGATCCTTTTGCACAGGTGCAGTTGCCAGACGCTGTAATTACCTTGAAACAAGGTGTTGGCCGTTTGATACGTGATAAACGCGACAATGGCGCTTTGATTATTTGCGATAACCGCTTGGTGACTCGCGATTACGGTGGCATATTTTTGGCGAGTTTACCGCCTATCCCACGTACCCGTGACTTAGGGATTATTAAAGAATTCTTAGCTAAAGACCATTCAACCGCTGCTGAGTAA
- the tsaB gene encoding tRNA (adenosine(37)-N6)-threonylcarbamoyltransferase complex dimerization subunit type 1 TsaB — MSAKILAVDTATENCSVALVMGDQVFARSEEAPRDHTKKILPMVDEVLKEANVALTDIDAIAFGQGPGSFTGVRIGIGIAQGLAFGADLPMIGVSTLAAMAQGSYRKFGETHVATAIDARMSEVYWARYSREQDGRWTAVDAECVTPPSELAAQLEADSETWAKVGTGWEAYAEHMDTLAINTKACEVLFPEAQDMAFLAQFAYADGKAVAAEESEPVYLRDKVTWKKLPGRE; from the coding sequence ATGAGCGCGAAAATTCTTGCAGTAGATACCGCAACTGAAAACTGTTCAGTTGCACTAGTAATGGGTGACCAGGTGTTCGCACGTAGCGAAGAGGCTCCTCGAGACCATACGAAAAAAATTCTACCTATGGTTGATGAAGTACTGAAAGAAGCGAATGTCGCTTTAACCGATATCGACGCAATCGCGTTTGGCCAAGGCCCAGGCAGTTTCACGGGTGTGCGTATTGGTATCGGTATTGCTCAAGGCTTGGCTTTTGGTGCTGATTTACCGATGATCGGTGTGTCTACATTGGCAGCGATGGCGCAGGGCAGCTACCGTAAATTTGGTGAAACGCACGTAGCAACAGCGATTGATGCTCGCATGAGTGAAGTGTACTGGGCTCGTTACAGCCGTGAACAAGATGGTCGTTGGACTGCAGTTGATGCTGAGTGTGTTACACCACCAAGCGAATTAGCTGCGCAGCTTGAAGCGGATTCTGAGACATGGGCAAAAGTCGGCACAGGGTGGGAAGCGTATGCAGAGCATATGGACACACTAGCGATCAACACCAAAGCGTGTGAAGTGCTGTTCCCAGAAGCTCAAGATATGGCGTTCCTTGCTCAGTTTGCTTACGCAGACGGTAAAGCGGTTGCAGCAGAAGAGTCTGAGCCTGTTTATCTTCGTGATAAAGTGACGTGGAAAAAGCTGCCAGGTCGTGAGTAA
- a CDS encoding Slp family lipoprotein, translating into MFSLISKSRLFFLVAFSSMVMGCSSLPKELNANSEQVVTNYQEWVNTLPDAGDVRLGGVIAKVTNLKDKTRVEVVNMAISSNGKPDLDAEPKGRFVAYIDGYVEPLSFAEGRLVTLVGTSNGSEDSTIGDYPYTFPVMNVYNQRLWQITERVVVNDFAPTYYSCRSLHCRSFQTMPRQGRVIKDVE; encoded by the coding sequence ATGTTTTCTCTCATTTCTAAATCTCGCTTATTTTTCCTTGTTGCTTTCTCTTCGATGGTGATGGGGTGCTCATCGCTTCCAAAAGAACTTAATGCAAACTCAGAACAAGTGGTTACCAATTATCAGGAATGGGTAAACACCCTACCGGATGCGGGCGATGTTCGCTTAGGTGGTGTGATTGCCAAAGTAACTAACTTGAAAGATAAGACGCGTGTTGAAGTGGTTAATATGGCGATCTCAAGTAACGGAAAACCTGATCTAGATGCCGAGCCAAAAGGGCGTTTTGTTGCGTACATTGATGGTTATGTTGAACCATTGAGCTTTGCTGAAGGCCGATTGGTTACTTTAGTTGGCACATCAAATGGCTCAGAAGATAGCACCATTGGTGATTATCCTTATACCTTCCCAGTCATGAATGTATATAACCAACGCTTGTGGCAAATTACAGAGAGAGTGGTTGTGAACGACTTTGCTCCTACCTATTATTCATGTCGCAGCTTACATTGTCGTAGTTTCCAAACGATGCCAAGACAAGGCCGCGTAATTAAAGACGTCGAATAG
- a CDS encoding alpha/beta fold hydrolase — MIEKSYSLASGTLATQQIGNPKTTATTVVFIHGWLDNSASFSSVISNLQVLSPNSHLVAIDLFGHGFSSHKSGSYYPFHDYIDDLHQLVTKLSPNRLVLVGHSLGALIASCYSAAFPEKVSGLIQIEGHGPLSEAPHETVSRLREGVLSRLRQRRKPSRPLASLEDAIKLRVHANQIKAELIAPIVERGIAEFENSWQWRCDPNLKCDSLYRMSQTHAEVIMAAIECPQLIVLGNDGFRHLQHNRYKSAHSSLHIETIPGGHHCHLESPELVSELILGVVNKI, encoded by the coding sequence ATGATTGAAAAGTCATACTCCCTTGCAAGTGGAACACTTGCAACACAGCAGATTGGTAACCCAAAAACGACCGCAACGACGGTCGTTTTTATTCATGGGTGGCTTGATAACTCAGCGAGCTTTTCTTCTGTTATATCGAATCTACAAGTACTTTCACCAAATTCTCATCTGGTTGCGATTGACCTCTTTGGTCATGGCTTTTCATCTCATAAGTCAGGCAGTTACTACCCATTTCACGACTATATCGATGATTTGCATCAGTTGGTGACTAAATTATCGCCAAACAGACTGGTACTAGTAGGACATTCACTTGGTGCATTGATCGCAAGTTGCTATAGTGCCGCCTTTCCTGAAAAGGTGTCAGGATTAATTCAAATTGAAGGTCACGGACCTCTTTCAGAAGCTCCCCACGAAACAGTCTCTCGCTTGAGGGAAGGGGTACTCAGTCGTCTTCGACAGCGAAGAAAGCCTTCACGTCCTCTAGCAAGCCTTGAGGATGCTATTAAGCTGAGAGTTCACGCCAATCAAATTAAAGCAGAACTTATTGCTCCTATTGTTGAGCGAGGTATTGCCGAGTTCGAGAACTCTTGGCAATGGCGATGCGACCCTAACCTAAAATGTGACTCGTTGTATCGTATGTCACAGACGCATGCTGAAGTGATCATGGCGGCTATTGAATGCCCTCAATTAATAGTTTTAGGGAATGATGGATTCCGACATTTGCAGCATAATCGCTACAAATCAGCCCATAGTTCTCTGCATATAGAGACTATTCCTGGCGGACATCATTGTCATTTAGAGAGCCCAGAGCTAGTTTCAGAGCTAATTCTTGGTGTAGTTAACAAAATTTAA
- the fadD gene encoding long-chain-fatty-acid--CoA ligase FadD — MDKPWLSRYPSDVPETINPDQYPSLIEMFEQSVQKYADQPAFENMGSIMTFRKLEERSRAFAAYLQNDLKLKKGDRVALMMPNLLQYPIALFGVLRAGMIAVNVNPLYTPRELEHQLNDSGAKAIVIVSNFASTLEKVVDNTPVKHVVLTSLGQMLPRAKGTIVDFVVKYVKGMVPKYDLPGAISFRKALHKGRRLQYVKPFMAGDDIAFLQYTGGTTGVAKGAILTHRNMIANVLQAKGAYGPVLQEGRELVVTALPLYHVFALTVNCLLFVEMGGRNLLITNPRDIPGFIKELQKVPFTAITGVNTLFNALVNNEDFHELDFSNLRLSVGGGMAVQRAVAEQWKKVTGIHLLEGYGLTECAPLVTGNPYDLKDYTGAIGLPVPSTEVRIIDDEGKVIANDQVGELQVRGPQVMQGYWQRPEATKEVIDQDGWLSTGDIVKFDEEGLLYIVDRKKDMILVSGFNVYPNEIEDVVALHGKVLEVAAIGQPHEVSGELVKIYVVKRDPSLTKEDIIAHCREHLTGYKIPKLIEFREELPKTNVGKILRRVLREENDAELAKRASE, encoded by the coding sequence GTGGATAAACCTTGGCTTTCACGTTATCCAAGTGACGTACCAGAAACGATCAACCCAGATCAGTACCCATCTCTTATTGAAATGTTCGAACAGTCGGTACAGAAGTACGCAGACCAACCGGCATTCGAGAACATGGGGTCTATCATGACATTCCGTAAGCTTGAAGAGCGCAGTCGTGCTTTTGCTGCTTACCTGCAGAATGATCTGAAACTGAAGAAAGGCGATCGTGTCGCACTTATGATGCCAAACCTGCTGCAATACCCAATTGCACTCTTTGGTGTATTGCGTGCAGGTATGATTGCAGTGAACGTCAACCCGCTGTATACGCCTCGTGAACTTGAACATCAACTGAACGATTCTGGTGCAAAGGCGATTGTGATCGTATCTAACTTTGCGAGTACGCTAGAAAAAGTGGTGGACAACACTCCAGTTAAACACGTTGTTCTAACCAGTCTAGGGCAAATGCTGCCGCGTGCTAAAGGAACAATTGTCGACTTCGTTGTGAAATACGTAAAAGGTATGGTACCTAAGTATGATCTGCCGGGTGCTATCTCGTTTCGAAAAGCGCTGCACAAAGGCCGTCGTCTGCAATATGTGAAGCCGTTTATGGCGGGTGATGACATCGCGTTCCTACAGTACACGGGTGGCACAACGGGCGTAGCGAAAGGCGCAATCCTAACGCATCGCAATATGATTGCGAACGTACTTCAAGCGAAAGGGGCATACGGCCCTGTATTGCAAGAAGGCCGAGAACTGGTGGTAACAGCTTTGCCGCTATACCACGTATTCGCGCTGACTGTGAACTGTTTATTGTTTGTTGAGATGGGTGGTCGAAACCTGCTTATTACTAACCCTCGCGATATTCCTGGTTTCATCAAAGAGCTACAAAAGGTCCCATTTACTGCGATTACAGGCGTAAACACGCTGTTCAATGCACTAGTAAACAACGAAGATTTCCACGAGCTAGATTTCAGTAACTTACGCTTGTCTGTTGGTGGCGGTATGGCGGTTCAACGTGCTGTTGCTGAACAATGGAAGAAAGTGACAGGTATTCACTTGCTGGAAGGTTATGGTTTAACCGAGTGTGCTCCTTTGGTTACGGGTAATCCTTATGACTTGAAAGACTACACGGGTGCAATCGGCTTGCCTGTACCATCGACGGAAGTTCGTATCATTGATGATGAAGGTAAAGTAATTGCCAATGATCAAGTGGGTGAATTGCAAGTTCGTGGTCCTCAAGTGATGCAAGGTTACTGGCAACGCCCAGAAGCGACCAAAGAGGTGATCGATCAAGACGGTTGGTTATCGACAGGTGACATCGTTAAGTTTGACGAAGAAGGCTTGCTGTACATCGTTGACCGTAAGAAAGACATGATTCTTGTGTCTGGATTTAACGTCTACCCGAACGAGATTGAAGACGTAGTGGCTCTGCATGGTAAAGTGTTAGAAGTAGCGGCTATCGGCCAACCTCATGAGGTGTCTGGTGAGCTGGTTAAGATTTACGTGGTAAAACGTGATCCTAGCCTAACCAAAGAAGACATTATCGCGCACTGTCGTGAACACCTAACTGGCTACAAGATCCCTAAATTGATTGAGTTCCGTGAAGAGTTACCGAAAACCAATGTCGGTAAGATTTTGCGCCGTGTATTACGTGAAGAGAATGATGCTGAGCTTGCTAAACGCGCAAGCGAGTAA
- the rnd gene encoding ribonuclease D: protein MDYQIITQLKDLERVCQQAREADVVMLDTEFVRTRTYYPQLGLIQLFDGETLSLIDPIALGEMTPFVGLLKDASVLKVLHACGEDLEVFQNAFGCTPTPMVDTQIMAAFLGHGLSTGFAALVSEFVGVDLDKSESRTDWLARPLSQKQLDYAAADVHYLMPMYNKLLEKVMEAGWWEAAQQESDLQVAKRIRKANPDSAYLDIKGAWQLKPKQLAILRPLATWRLKEAIKRDLALNFVFKEQDLWAVARFSMKDPKQMEQEGFDYRSVRRHGAKISSIVKLAEHTPEEEYPAPVERLMDYPGYKQVFKVLKDEVKTASQHSGLATEFLASKKQLNQVLSWVWKHDRNPEKLPDVMQGWRLEVVGEKLNKAIK, encoded by the coding sequence GTGGATTATCAAATCATTACCCAATTGAAAGACCTTGAGCGAGTTTGCCAACAAGCACGTGAAGCCGATGTCGTTATGCTTGATACGGAGTTTGTTCGTACAAGAACCTATTACCCTCAATTAGGCTTGATTCAGTTATTTGATGGTGAAACGCTGTCACTGATTGACCCTATTGCTCTTGGTGAAATGACACCGTTTGTAGGGTTGTTAAAAGATGCTTCTGTCCTAAAAGTGCTGCATGCTTGCGGTGAAGATTTAGAAGTATTCCAGAACGCATTTGGTTGCACGCCAACTCCAATGGTCGATACTCAGATCATGGCGGCTTTTTTAGGTCATGGCTTATCAACTGGCTTTGCTGCCTTGGTTTCAGAGTTTGTCGGTGTTGATTTAGACAAGAGTGAATCTCGCACTGATTGGCTAGCTCGTCCGCTTTCTCAAAAACAGCTCGACTATGCTGCGGCAGACGTTCATTACCTAATGCCTATGTACAACAAGCTTCTAGAAAAAGTGATGGAAGCAGGCTGGTGGGAAGCGGCTCAACAAGAGTCTGATTTACAAGTGGCTAAGCGTATCCGTAAAGCAAACCCTGACAGCGCTTACCTTGATATTAAGGGTGCGTGGCAGTTAAAGCCTAAGCAGCTCGCTATCTTAAGACCCCTTGCAACTTGGCGTTTAAAAGAAGCGATTAAGCGCGATTTAGCGTTGAACTTTGTATTCAAAGAGCAAGACTTGTGGGCCGTGGCGCGTTTTTCGATGAAAGATCCCAAGCAAATGGAGCAAGAAGGTTTTGATTACCGCTCTGTACGCCGCCATGGTGCTAAAATCAGTTCAATCGTTAAGTTAGCTGAGCATACTCCAGAAGAAGAGTACCCAGCACCAGTAGAACGCTTAATGGACTATCCAGGCTACAAGCAAGTATTCAAAGTGTTGAAAGACGAAGTGAAAACGGCATCGCAACACAGTGGTTTAGCAACGGAATTTTTAGCATCCAAGAAGCAACTAAATCAAGTGTTGAGCTGGGTTTGGAAACATGACCGTAACCCTGAGAAATTGCCTGATGTTATGCAAGGCTGGCGTTTAGAAGTGGTTGGCGAGAAGCTTAACAAAGCGATCAAATAA
- the minE gene encoding cell division topological specificity factor MinE, with product MSLLEFFRPQKKTTANLAKERLQIIVAERRSHDDPAPSYLPQLKEDILKCIAKYVEVDPSMVDLTFEHKDDDISVLELNVKLPEEDR from the coding sequence ATGTCATTATTAGAGTTTTTTAGACCACAGAAAAAGACAACCGCAAACCTAGCCAAGGAGCGTTTGCAGATCATTGTTGCAGAGCGACGTAGCCATGACGACCCAGCACCGTCATACTTACCACAACTAAAAGAAGACATCTTGAAGTGTATTGCAAAGTACGTTGAGGTGGATCCTTCAATGGTTGATCTAACGTTCGAACACAAAGATGACGACATTTCAGTATTAGAGCTGAATGTTAAACTTCCAGAAGAAGATCGATAA
- the minD gene encoding septum site-determining protein MinD has product MARIIVVTSGKGGVGKTTSSAAIASGLALKGKKTAVIDFDIGLRNLDLIMGCERRVVYDFVNVINGEATLNQAMIKDKRTENLFILPASQTRDKDALTKDGVRRVFDELDEMGFDFIICDSPAGIEQGALMALYFADEAIVTTNPEVSSVRDSDRILGILDSKSRRSEDGLEPVKTHLLLTRYNPARVTQGEMLSVEDVEEILHISLLGVIPESQAVLNASNKGVPVIFDEATDAGMAYNDTVERLLGNQVDFRFLTEQKKGIFKRLFGG; this is encoded by the coding sequence ATGGCACGCATTATCGTTGTAACGTCAGGTAAAGGCGGGGTAGGCAAAACGACCTCCAGTGCAGCTATAGCCTCGGGTTTGGCTTTAAAAGGAAAGAAAACCGCAGTTATCGACTTTGATATCGGTCTGCGTAACCTAGATTTAATCATGGGTTGTGAGCGTCGTGTTGTTTACGACTTCGTTAACGTTATCAATGGTGAAGCGACGCTGAACCAAGCGATGATCAAAGACAAGCGCACGGAAAACCTGTTCATTCTTCCTGCGTCTCAAACTCGTGATAAAGACGCACTGACGAAAGATGGTGTTCGTCGTGTATTTGATGAACTGGATGAAATGGGCTTTGATTTCATCATCTGTGATTCTCCGGCAGGTATCGAGCAAGGTGCTCTGATGGCGTTGTACTTCGCTGACGAAGCGATTGTTACGACTAACCCAGAAGTTTCTTCTGTACGCGATTCAGACCGTATTCTAGGTATTCTTGACTCTAAATCTCGTCGTTCAGAAGACGGCTTAGAGCCAGTGAAAACGCACCTTTTACTGACTCGCTACAACCCAGCACGTGTGACTCAAGGTGAGATGCTAAGTGTAGAAGACGTTGAAGAAATTCTGCACATATCTCTACTGGGTGTAATTCCAGAGAGCCAAGCGGTATTGAACGCATCGAACAAAGGTGTGCCCGTTATCTTTGACGAAGCAACCGATGCAGGCATGGCTTACAATGATACTGTAGAACGACTACTGGGTAACCAAGTAGACTTCCGTTTCTTAACGGAGCAGAAGAAAGGCATCTTCAAAAGACTGTTCGGGGGCTAA
- the minC gene encoding septum site-determining protein MinC: protein MSSNPDLKGSSFTLSVLHLSDDQVENAVSFLQEKVDQAPTFFAAAPVVINISKVAGDIDFIRLKSGISQAGMIPVGVAGCSDKRMQNLAKEAGFAVMTASKSPSQAPAKMAPIKVVRTPIRSGQQVYAKDGDLLILSHVSAGAEVIADGSIHIHGTLRGRAIAGASGQTEAKIICNDLQAELVSIAGNYWLSDQIDSEYWQKKTMFSMANDVLNVDVLAI, encoded by the coding sequence ATGTCTAGTAACCCAGATCTAAAAGGTAGCAGTTTTACGCTATCTGTATTGCACTTATCCGATGATCAAGTCGAAAATGCAGTGTCTTTTCTTCAAGAGAAGGTAGACCAAGCACCTACGTTTTTCGCTGCTGCGCCCGTTGTTATCAACATCAGTAAAGTCGCAGGCGATATCGACTTTATTCGACTGAAAAGCGGTATCTCTCAAGCGGGCATGATCCCGGTTGGCGTGGCTGGCTGTTCTGATAAGCGTATGCAAAACCTAGCGAAAGAAGCTGGCTTTGCTGTTATGACAGCAAGCAAGTCTCCCTCTCAAGCTCCGGCGAAAATGGCTCCGATAAAAGTGGTGAGAACACCGATTCGTTCAGGCCAACAGGTGTATGCAAAAGATGGCGATCTATTAATCCTAAGCCATGTAAGCGCCGGAGCAGAAGTGATAGCCGATGGCAGCATCCATATTCATGGCACTTTACGAGGCCGTGCTATTGCAGGTGCAAGTGGTCAAACTGAAGCAAAAATAATTTGTAATGATTTACAAGCCGAGCTGGTTTCCATTGCTGGAAATTACTGGCTCAGCGATCAAATTGATAGCGAGTACTGGCAGAAGAAAACCATGTTCAGTATGGCAAACGATGTATTAAACGTTGATGTCCTCGCAATATAA